Proteins encoded within one genomic window of Bacteroides sedimenti:
- a CDS encoding sugar phosphate nucleotidyltransferase, translated as MTTTLVVLAAKMGNKYGGLKQLEGIGPNGETILDYSMYDAVNAGFNKVVFVISKYFEEEFKEKISSRYEGKIKIEYAFQEVESVPDEIRNAKRTLLWGSAHAMLMAKELINEPFGVINATNFYQRESFELLFNNLQKIRNTSGHHFMISFRLANVLAESGGVTRGICEVDENGELVSIVDRVGVERIGGDPMFLNEYNKWEQLDENASISMNMWGFTPDIFKSVTRSFNAFIIQRGADLKAELSIPHFINEMVQNGMKVKTINTPAKWMGLVSADDRIQVILRINDLIRKGAYPKKIFEITNLQNT; from the coding sequence ATGACTACGACTTTAGTGGTGCTTGCCGCAAAAATGGGTAATAAGTATGGTGGTCTTAAACAGTTGGAAGGTATTGGACCAAATGGAGAGACCATTCTTGACTATTCAATGTATGATGCTGTAAATGCAGGTTTTAATAAGGTGGTTTTTGTAATAAGCAAATATTTTGAAGAAGAATTTAAAGAAAAAATTTCTTCAAGATACGAAGGTAAAATTAAAATTGAGTACGCTTTCCAGGAAGTAGAATCAGTCCCTGATGAGATTAGAAATGCTAAAAGAACTTTGTTATGGGGATCTGCTCATGCCATGCTTATGGCAAAAGAACTGATAAATGAACCTTTTGGTGTTATCAATGCAACCAACTTTTATCAACGTGAAAGCTTTGAACTTCTCTTTAATAATTTACAAAAAATCCGTAATACGAGTGGGCATCATTTCATGATTAGCTTCCGTCTGGCAAATGTCCTGGCAGAATCTGGAGGTGTGACTCGCGGTATCTGTGAAGTAGATGAAAACGGTGAACTGGTTTCTATAGTTGATAGAGTCGGAGTGGAGCGGATTGGAGGCGATCCTATGTTTTTGAATGAATACAACAAATGGGAACAACTGGATGAGAATGCCTCTATTTCAATGAATATGTGGGGATTTACACCAGACATATTTAAATCTGTGACCCGGTCCTTTAATGCTTTTATTATTCAAAGAGGTGCAGATCTCAAAGCAGAACTTTCAATCCCACATTTCATAAACGAAATGGTTCAGAATGGAATGAAGGTAAAAACAATCAATACACCTGCCAAATGGATGGGGCTTGTTTCTGCTGATGATAGAATTCAGGTGATTTTACGTATCAACGATTTGATACGCAAGGGAGCATATCCAAAAAAAATATTTGAAATAACCAACCTACAAAATACTTAA
- a CDS encoding RNA polymerase sigma-70 factor, translating into MLNDLLLLTRIKNGDVQAFENLFRTYYKPLCYYADSFLNDMDSAEEIVQNLFYLFWKEKAELQIRLSVKSYLYKSVQNKVFNYLKHLQVMESYCEKAFQDIPEVRNESPEEHLEYKELESKLASLLQQLPERQRKIFCMNRFGGKKYSEIATELSVSVKTVEADISKVLVLLRKELKHFNQ; encoded by the coding sequence ATGCTAAATGATTTGCTTCTCCTTACTAGAATTAAAAATGGCGATGTTCAGGCTTTTGAGAATCTGTTCCGGACGTATTATAAGCCACTTTGCTATTACGCGGATTCTTTCCTGAACGATATGGACAGTGCTGAAGAGATTGTTCAGAATCTGTTCTATCTGTTCTGGAAAGAAAAGGCGGAATTACAGATCAGACTATCTGTAAAATCTTACCTGTATAAGTCTGTTCAGAATAAAGTTTTTAATTATCTGAAGCATCTTCAAGTGATGGAATCTTACTGTGAGAAAGCCTTTCAGGATATTCCTGAAGTTAGAAACGAATCACCTGAAGAGCATTTGGAGTACAAAGAATTGGAAAGCAAATTAGCATCTTTACTTCAGCAATTACCAGAAAGACAACGAAAGATTTTTTGCATGAATCGTTTTGGTGGAAAGAAATACAGTGAAATTGCAACTGAACTTTCGGTCTCGGTAAAAACTGTGGAAGCAGACATCAGCAAAGTCTTGGTATTGCTGCGTAAAGAGTTGAAACATTTTAATCAATGA
- a CDS encoding FecR family protein, producing MYRKEPNTELAWNALYSKLEKDHLLDKDVARGTKHKTNIPFYWVAASVAVLFCAAFFFLNHYYSKRDVGEMLTLQNTDSDNVLVKILDDGSTIYLASDATLSYPKNFTSKEREVSLKGEALFDVARNPEKPFVIETEKVKVKVLGTAFKVNSSANGAFELSVERGKVRVTEKNGGNWLEVVAGEFVSFNGNHLMKRPIKDQNIFEHYADRMRFKDEMLENIVKVINQNNDSVVVIHGENLKRAKLNVRFYNNNINEMTNIITLALNLKRVVRQDTIHISQP from the coding sequence ATGTATAGAAAAGAACCAAATACTGAGCTAGCATGGAACGCTCTCTACTCAAAACTTGAAAAAGATCATCTGCTGGATAAGGACGTTGCTAGAGGAACAAAACATAAAACAAATATCCCGTTTTATTGGGTTGCCGCGAGTGTTGCTGTATTGTTTTGTGCTGCATTCTTTTTCCTAAATCACTATTATTCAAAAAGGGATGTTGGAGAGATGTTGACACTCCAGAATACTGATAGTGACAATGTTCTGGTGAAGATACTTGATGATGGTTCAACTATCTATTTAGCCTCGGATGCTACTCTAAGTTATCCGAAGAACTTTACTTCAAAGGAGAGAGAGGTGTCACTAAAAGGGGAAGCTTTGTTTGATGTTGCTCGTAATCCAGAAAAACCGTTTGTGATAGAAACAGAGAAAGTGAAAGTGAAAGTACTAGGTACAGCTTTTAAAGTAAATTCTTCTGCCAATGGAGCTTTTGAACTATCAGTTGAACGAGGCAAGGTGCGGGTAACAGAAAAGAATGGAGGGAACTGGCTTGAGGTAGTAGCAGGAGAATTTGTCTCATTCAACGGGAATCATTTGATGAAAAGACCAATAAAAGACCAAAATATTTTTGAACACTATGCCGATAGAATGCGATTTAAAGATGAGATGCTTGAAAATATTGTAAAAGTTATTAATCAAAATAATGATTCAGTTGTTGTAATTCATGGCGAAAACCTGAAGAGAGCAAAACTGAATGTTCGTTTTTACAATAACAACATCAATGAAATGACAAATATTATCACTTTGGCACTGAATCTTAAACGTGTAGTCCGTCAGGATACTATCCATATTTCACAACCATAA
- a CDS encoding carboxypeptidase-like regulatory domain-containing protein, with product MKALLKNLICMLLLMFLVNLQSEAVAAEFFTINGVVKDSHSKKKLEYATVTIPGSTITTVSNADGEFSLKVKVSSTATEIEISHVGYLSSRIPIDRSEETKTYYLNPNAYLLKEVVVRPGFARSIVDQAVSKIETNYSQSNNMFTCFYRETVQKGKRYIQVSEAILNLYKEPYSKGIDRDRVRIYKGRKLISQNLKDTLAVKLMGGPYMAVLLDIVKNKDILLDKEMLSAYDYTMEESVNLNNRPQYVISFRPAVVLPYALYYGKYYIDEQTLTFTRIEFSLDLSDRDKAINQILIRKPAGLHFKPSEVSFVINYKQQNGVSYMNYMRTLSQFKCDWKKRLFSSKYSIVSEVVATERDDSPKEYIPYKESFKYDQLFEDKVSNFTDENFWGDYNIIAPTESLLDGLNKLKKQYK from the coding sequence ATGAAAGCACTATTAAAAAACCTCATCTGCATGCTTCTGCTGATGTTTCTGGTAAATCTTCAGAGTGAAGCAGTTGCTGCTGAGTTTTTCACAATTAATGGAGTTGTGAAAGATTCTCATTCAAAAAAGAAACTTGAATATGCAACAGTAACTATTCCTGGAAGCACTATCACTACAGTCTCTAATGCTGATGGTGAGTTCTCGCTGAAAGTAAAGGTCTCTTCTACTGCTACAGAAATTGAAATTTCACATGTAGGGTATCTCAGCTCCCGTATTCCCATTGATCGTTCAGAAGAAACTAAAACTTATTACCTTAATCCAAATGCCTACTTACTGAAAGAGGTAGTGGTTCGTCCCGGATTTGCACGTTCAATTGTTGATCAAGCTGTGAGCAAGATTGAGACTAACTATAGCCAGTCGAATAATATGTTTACCTGTTTTTATAGAGAAACAGTTCAGAAAGGGAAACGTTATATTCAGGTTTCAGAAGCTATTTTAAATCTCTACAAAGAACCTTATTCTAAGGGGATTGACCGAGATCGCGTACGTATATATAAAGGTCGTAAGTTGATAAGTCAGAATTTAAAGGATACACTTGCCGTTAAACTGATGGGTGGGCCCTATATGGCTGTTTTACTTGATATTGTTAAGAATAAGGATATTTTGCTGGATAAAGAAATGCTTTCTGCATATGATTATACAATGGAAGAATCGGTGAATCTTAATAATCGTCCGCAATATGTTATCAGTTTTCGTCCGGCGGTTGTATTGCCTTATGCACTTTATTATGGTAAATACTACATCGATGAACAGACTCTGACCTTTACTCGCATTGAATTTAGTCTCGATTTGAGTGATAGAGATAAGGCCATAAATCAAATATTAATAAGAAAACCGGCCGGACTTCATTTTAAACCTTCAGAAGTAAGCTTTGTTATAAACTACAAGCAACAAAACGGCGTCAGCTACATGAATTATATGCGTACGCTGTCTCAATTTAAATGCGACTGGAAGAAGCGACTCTTCTCCAGCAAATATTCAATAGTTTCTGAGGTGGTCGCAACTGAAAGAGATGATAGTCCTAAAGAATATATTCCATACAAGGAATCTTTCAAATATGATCAATTATTTGAAGACAAAGTTTCTAATTTTACTGACGAAAACTTCTGGGGAGATTATAACATAATTGCACCTACAGAGTCTTTGCTGGATGGATTGAATAAGCTGAAAAAACAATATAAATAA
- the galE gene encoding UDP-glucose 4-epimerase GalE translates to MKEKILVTGGTGYIGSHTVVELQNSGYEVIIIDNLSNSSADVVDNIEKVSGIRPVFEKLDCLDFEGLDALFNKYKGIKAIIHFAASKAVGESCEKPLLYYRNNLVSLINLLELMPKHNVEGIVFSSSCTVYGEPDELPVTEKASIKVATSPYGNTKQINEEIVKDTVASGSPINAILLRYFNPIGAHPTALLGELPNGVPQNLVPYITQTAIGIREKLSVFGSDYNTPDGSCIRDFINVVDLAKAHVIAIERILKGKQKEKVETFNIGTGRGLSVLELINAFEKSTGVKLNYQIVGRRSGDIEKVWANPDYANNELGWKAEATIEDTLLSAWKWQLKLRERGIQ, encoded by the coding sequence ATGAAAGAAAAGATTTTAGTTACCGGTGGTACCGGCTACATTGGGTCTCACACAGTAGTAGAACTGCAAAACAGTGGCTACGAAGTGATAATTATCGATAATTTGTCTAACTCTAGCGCTGATGTGGTAGATAATATCGAAAAAGTTTCAGGTATTCGTCCTGTTTTTGAAAAACTTGATTGCCTGGATTTTGAAGGTCTTGATGCCTTGTTTAATAAATATAAAGGAATTAAGGCTATAATTCATTTTGCAGCTAGTAAAGCTGTAGGTGAATCTTGTGAAAAACCGTTACTTTATTATCGTAATAACCTGGTATCTCTTATCAATTTACTGGAACTGATGCCTAAACATAATGTTGAAGGAATTGTATTTTCTTCATCTTGTACTGTATATGGTGAACCAGATGAACTCCCGGTAACAGAGAAAGCTTCTATTAAGGTAGCTACTTCTCCTTACGGAAATACAAAGCAAATTAACGAGGAGATTGTAAAAGATACTGTTGCTTCGGGTTCACCGATCAATGCCATCCTACTTCGTTATTTTAACCCGATTGGCGCTCATCCTACAGCATTGCTGGGTGAACTTCCTAACGGTGTTCCACAAAATTTGGTTCCTTATATTACTCAGACTGCTATTGGCATTCGTGAAAAACTGAGTGTGTTTGGCAGCGATTACAATACACCTGACGGATCTTGTATCCGTGACTTTATTAATGTTGTTGATTTGGCTAAAGCTCATGTAATAGCAATTGAACGTATCCTGAAAGGGAAGCAGAAAGAAAAGGTTGAAACATTCAACATTGGTACCGGTAGGGGACTTTCTGTATTGGAGCTTATAAATGCTTTCGAAAAATCTACAGGTGTTAAGCTGAACTATCAGATTGTTGGTCGTCGTTCTGGTGATATTGAAAAAGTTTGGGCTAACCCTGATTATGCAAATAATGAGCTTGGCTGGAAAGCTGAAGCAACAATAGAAGACACTCTTCTTTCTGCATGGAAATGGCAACTGAAGCTGAGAGAAAGAGGCATTCAATAA